ACAAACGGTTAAAATCACTTGCTCATAAGTGTCAGGATGTAAGCGAAATCGCTCTCGTGCAATCCGGAAGATTTTTAGCAATCGGATGACATGCTCCACAAAG
This sequence is a window from Microcoleus sp. AS-A8. Protein-coding genes within it:
- a CDS encoding transposase family protein — encoded protein: MEHVIRLLKIFRIARERFRLHPDTYEQVILTVCGLVRRRIGTVVLPVPEQF